Proteins encoded together in one Micromonospora auratinigra window:
- a CDS encoding TetR/AcrR family transcriptional regulator, translating to MARSRSGAAPDTRERILDEALRLFAERGYAGASIRDLAKRLNMTSASLYYHFSSKEDILDQLLAPYLERISTLLADTGDLADPANRRRFASAVVDALAQIGPRFVATLADPIIVGHLTTRLDASRMPDRIIDALTRHVDDADRASARLRAACAVGCIPAGIDAWARANPDQEELDEPSRQILVDAFLAVLATPTSVTGR from the coding sequence ATGGCCAGATCACGTTCGGGCGCGGCCCCGGACACGCGGGAACGGATCCTCGACGAGGCGCTGCGCCTGTTCGCCGAGCGCGGCTACGCCGGCGCGTCGATCCGCGACCTGGCCAAACGCCTCAACATGACCAGCGCCTCGCTCTACTACCATTTCAGTTCGAAAGAGGACATCCTCGACCAACTGCTCGCGCCGTATCTGGAGCGGATCAGCACCCTGCTGGCCGATACCGGCGACCTGGCCGATCCGGCGAACCGGCGCCGCTTCGCCTCCGCGGTGGTGGACGCGCTTGCGCAGATCGGACCCCGCTTCGTCGCCACCCTCGCCGACCCGATCATCGTCGGCCATCTCACCACCAGGCTCGATGCCAGCCGGATGCCGGACCGCATCATCGACGCCCTCACCCGGCACGTCGACGACGCCGATCGCGCGTCGGCCCGGCTGCGCGCCGCCTGCGCCGTCGGCTGCATCCCTGCCGGCATCGACGCGTGGGCGCGCGCCAACCCGGACCAGGAGGAACTCGACGAGCCCAGCAGGCAGATCCTGGTGGACGCCTTCCTCGCCGTCCTCGCCACGCCCACCAGCGTCACCGGCCGGTAG
- the yidD gene encoding membrane protein insertion efficiency factor YidD, protein MSPGQVVRADAPPRRRRPQRVDRCGWGSRVSARRAAPCRRFSPTCSAYAVESVQRHGVLMGLRLAAGRLLRCRPFGARGADPVSGRAGPAPMRLHFPLRPLGWLTRPGHRPPRSAPGGRGRPRCRTGRRCSDRCRPEAERGRHPESGAMVSRSV, encoded by the coding sequence GTGTCACCCGGCCAGGTCGTCCGAGCCGATGCCCCACCCCGTCGCCGGCGGCCGCAGCGTGTCGACAGGTGCGGATGGGGTAGCAGGGTCAGCGCCCGCCGTGCCGCGCCCTGCCGCCGGTTCAGCCCGACCTGCTCCGCCTACGCGGTGGAGTCCGTGCAGCGGCACGGCGTGCTGATGGGTCTGCGGCTCGCCGCCGGGCGACTGCTGCGCTGCCGGCCGTTCGGTGCACGAGGCGCCGACCCGGTGTCGGGGCGAGCCGGACCAGCCCCGATGAGGCTGCATTTCCCGCTGCGACCGCTGGGGTGGCTGACGCGGCCAGGCCACCGTCCACCGCGATCTGCGCCCGGTGGACGCGGAAGACCGCGCTGCCGGACCGGCAGACGCTGCTCGGACCGGTGTCGGCCGGAGGCGGAGCGTGGACGCCACCCCGAGAGCGGCGCGATGGTCAGTCGGTCGGTGTGA
- a CDS encoding MerR family transcriptional regulator translates to MRIGDLATATGASARSLRYYEEQGLLASERTSGGQRHYPDSAIERVSLIQSLLAAGLSSSTIRDVLPCITEEAIRTPWLAERLRAELGRVEEQITVLHRTRTILADLVEHYAV, encoded by the coding sequence ATGCGCATCGGCGACCTGGCCACCGCAACCGGCGCGAGCGCCCGCTCGCTGCGCTACTACGAGGAGCAGGGACTCCTGGCGAGTGAGCGAACCTCCGGCGGGCAACGGCACTATCCCGACTCGGCCATCGAACGCGTCTCGCTCATCCAGTCACTGCTCGCCGCCGGCCTGTCCAGCAGCACCATCCGCGACGTGTTGCCGTGCATCACCGAGGAGGCGATCCGTACGCCCTGGCTCGCCGAACGGCTGCGCGCGGAGCTCGGCCGCGTCGAGGAGCAGATCACCGTCCTGCACCGTACCCGCACCATCCTGGCCGACCTGGTCGAGCACTACGCCGTCTGA
- a CDS encoding flotillin family protein gives MPAPNEALLISGRKQRGAEALPFKIVTGHGVFVVPVFSRATRLTLAMQEAEVVEDCYTKQGITLTVQAVIAFKVGDDHESIAAAARRFQGDQSQMPTLVGRIFSGHLRSIIGSMTVESIIREQQTLADAIVDASKTEMARIGLAVDSLQISSIDDKGVGYIRALAAPHQAKVDQDAKVAQAAADQASAMAQQESVRHQAEYARQTAIARAQYQAEIDQAQQTAAQAGPLAAARAQQEVLVERARVAERNAELRQAELIAEVIRPAQAEAERIRTLAQAHADATKLSAEAAAAQDRIALDQRVIEQLPDLLRAAAGGLQGANVTVLNGAEGLSSVVASLAGQGMALLDAVRTGVAPATGPTAQRPEVNGTPVGAN, from the coding sequence GTGCCGGCACCCAACGAGGCTCTGCTCATCAGCGGACGCAAGCAGCGGGGAGCGGAGGCGCTGCCATTCAAGATCGTCACGGGTCACGGCGTCTTCGTGGTGCCGGTCTTCTCCAGGGCCACCCGGCTCACGCTGGCCATGCAGGAGGCCGAGGTGGTCGAGGACTGCTACACGAAGCAGGGCATCACCTTGACGGTGCAGGCCGTCATCGCGTTCAAGGTCGGCGACGACCACGAGTCCATCGCCGCCGCCGCCCGGCGTTTCCAGGGCGACCAGAGCCAGATGCCGACTCTCGTCGGGCGGATCTTCAGTGGCCACCTGCGCAGCATCATCGGCAGCATGACCGTCGAGTCGATCATTCGCGAGCAGCAGACCCTCGCGGACGCCATCGTGGATGCCAGCAAGACCGAGATGGCCCGGATCGGCCTGGCCGTCGACTCGCTCCAGATCAGCAGTATCGACGACAAGGGCGTCGGCTACATCCGCGCGCTCGCCGCGCCGCACCAGGCCAAGGTCGACCAGGACGCCAAGGTGGCGCAGGCCGCCGCGGACCAGGCCAGCGCCATGGCGCAGCAGGAGAGCGTGCGGCACCAGGCCGAGTATGCCCGGCAGACCGCGATCGCCCGGGCCCAGTACCAGGCCGAGATCGACCAGGCGCAGCAGACGGCGGCTCAGGCCGGCCCGCTGGCGGCGGCCCGCGCCCAGCAGGAGGTGCTCGTCGAGCGGGCCCGGGTCGCCGAGCGCAACGCCGAGCTGCGGCAGGCCGAGCTGATCGCCGAGGTGATCCGCCCCGCCCAGGCCGAGGCCGAGCGGATCCGCACCCTGGCCCAGGCGCACGCCGACGCCACCAAGCTCTCCGCCGAGGCGGCCGCCGCGCAGGACCGGATCGCCCTCGACCAGCGGGTCATCGAGCAGCTGCCCGACCTGCTGCGCGCGGCTGCCGGCGGGCTCCAGGGCGCCAACGTCACCGTGCTCAACGGCGCCGAGGGGCTCAGCAGCGTGGTCGCGTCGCTGGCCGGCCAGGGCATGGCGCTGCTGGACGCGGTCCGCACCGGGGTGGCGCCGGCCACCGGCCCGACCGCGCAGCGGCCCGAGGTGAACGGCACGCCGGTCGGGGCCAACTGA
- a CDS encoding Vgb family protein: MRRAMVAGLSVLLAVTGCASTSTPASGPARPATGDAELPAAGSVVRRVPVPPKPDGLSAGPTGLWVGSYGSPAVTQIDTRTGTPARTVQLSGLQIPLSVRADATAVWAADYGTSTVVRIDPATGRPGTAIPVGSSPVGFAEVAGQVWVVNQGDSTISVINPSVGKVVRTIAVDGLKGGFPVAFDGAVWVADLDGSSNQLWRIDPASGRVTAKVPVGPHPSEVAFGFGSGWVTDRDGLTRFDPFTGSVQKRFTNAGHQLDGVAVTTDSVWVGSIGDNQLVRIDPRRDEVTGRVPDIKGPRQIAVVDGQLWVAEFGGNTVLQITPTD, translated from the coding sequence ATGCGTCGTGCCATGGTGGCGGGTCTGTCGGTCCTGCTCGCGGTGACCGGTTGCGCGTCGACGTCGACACCGGCGAGCGGGCCGGCCCGCCCCGCCACCGGCGATGCCGAGCTGCCCGCGGCCGGTAGCGTGGTCCGGCGTGTACCGGTGCCGCCCAAACCGGACGGACTGTCCGCCGGGCCGACCGGTCTCTGGGTCGGCAGCTACGGCAGCCCCGCGGTCACTCAAATCGACACCCGAACCGGCACCCCGGCCCGGACAGTGCAACTGTCCGGACTACAGATCCCGCTGTCCGTACGCGCCGACGCCACCGCTGTCTGGGCCGCCGACTACGGGACCTCGACCGTCGTGCGGATCGACCCCGCCACCGGTCGGCCCGGCACAGCCATCCCGGTCGGCTCCAGCCCGGTGGGCTTCGCCGAGGTTGCCGGTCAGGTGTGGGTGGTGAACCAAGGTGACTCGACAATCAGCGTGATCAACCCTTCGGTCGGGAAAGTCGTCCGGACAATCGCCGTGGACGGCCTCAAGGGCGGGTTCCCGGTCGCCTTCGACGGGGCCGTCTGGGTTGCCGATCTTGACGGGTCCAGTAACCAGTTGTGGCGGATCGATCCCGCGAGCGGTCGGGTCACCGCGAAGGTTCCGGTGGGTCCTCACCCGTCCGAGGTCGCCTTCGGATTCGGTTCCGGCTGGGTCACCGACCGCGACGGGCTGACCCGGTTCGACCCTTTCACCGGGTCGGTGCAGAAGCGGTTCACCAACGCGGGCCATCAGCTCGACGGCGTCGCGGTGACCACCGATTCGGTCTGGGTCGGCAGCATCGGCGACAATCAACTCGTCCGGATCGACCCGCGGCGCGACGAGGTGACCGGACGGGTGCCCGACATCAAGGGGCCGCGGCAGATTGCCGTGGTGGACGGCCAACTGTGGGTCGCCGAGTTCGGCGGCAACACCGTCCTGCAGATCACACCGACCGACTGA
- a CDS encoding oxidoreductase, producing MTATTSPLGALLDPTTLAGLPLKSRFVMAPMTRLRSPGGVPTPEVAAYYRRRAENGIGLVITEGVLVGHPSAGHETTVPRMTAGPAEDGWRRVTDEVHAVGGRIAAQLWHLGGARQPVDGIAAWTPSGVPGNSHPMTLTDIDAILAAYRDAAGVAVRAGFDAVEIHAAHGYLLDEFLWPYTNRRSDRFGGSPAARAAFPAGVIRAVRTAVPATMPVIVRFSQFKERDYAARIAESPAELATILDAFATAGADVLHASQRTFSTPAFPGSPRNLAGWATHLTGLPSITVGSVGLTRDFLRSPALDDLLRRLDAGEFDLVALGRILLGNPAWVTLAAAGRLDDIHDYRKADEETYF from the coding sequence ATGACCGCGACGACGAGTCCCCTCGGTGCCCTGCTCGACCCGACGACCCTGGCGGGCCTGCCACTGAAGAGCCGCTTCGTGATGGCGCCGATGACCCGGCTCCGGTCCCCCGGTGGGGTGCCGACGCCCGAGGTCGCCGCCTACTACCGGCGCCGGGCGGAGAACGGCATCGGTCTGGTCATCACCGAGGGGGTGCTCGTCGGTCATCCCAGCGCGGGTCACGAGACGACCGTGCCGCGGATGACCGCCGGGCCGGCGGAAGACGGCTGGCGGCGGGTCACCGACGAGGTGCACGCCGTCGGGGGTCGCATCGCCGCGCAGCTCTGGCACCTCGGCGGCGCGCGCCAACCGGTGGACGGGATCGCGGCGTGGACCCCGTCGGGCGTGCCCGGAAACAGCCACCCGATGACCCTCACCGACATCGACGCCATCCTCGCCGCGTACCGCGACGCCGCCGGCGTGGCAGTACGGGCCGGGTTCGACGCCGTGGAGATCCACGCCGCCCACGGCTATCTGCTCGACGAGTTCCTCTGGCCGTACACCAATCGCCGCTCCGACCGCTTCGGGGGCTCGCCCGCCGCGCGCGCGGCGTTCCCGGCGGGGGTGATCCGGGCGGTCCGCACGGCGGTCCCCGCCACGATGCCGGTCATCGTACGGTTTTCCCAGTTCAAGGAGCGCGACTACGCCGCCCGGATCGCCGAGTCGCCGGCCGAACTGGCGACGATCCTCGACGCCTTCGCCACCGCCGGCGCCGACGTGTTGCACGCCTCCCAACGCACCTTCTCCACCCCGGCCTTTCCCGGGTCGCCGCGCAATCTGGCCGGCTGGGCCACGCACCTCACCGGCCTGCCGTCCATCACGGTCGGCTCGGTCGGTCTGACCCGCGACTTCCTGCGCTCCCCCGCACTGGACGATCTGCTCCGGCGGCTCGACGCCGGCGAATTCGATCTCGTCGCGCTCGGCCGCATCCTGCTCGGCAACCCGGCGTGGGTGACCCTTGCCGCAGCCGGCCGCCTCGATGACATCCACGACTACCGCAAGGCCGACGAGGAGACGTACTTCTAG